A single Silene latifolia isolate original U9 population unplaced genomic scaffold, ASM4854445v1 scaffold_467, whole genome shotgun sequence DNA region contains:
- the LOC141639601 gene encoding expansin-A25-like, whose protein sequence is MSTSLYHICNYLAIISVFITNVAAQGWLDGHATFYGDMQGHTTEQGACGYDVFKEGYGLATTALSTTLFEDGAKCGSCYELKCVNSPWCKSGTIQVTATNLCPPSSGPQAWCNPPAHHFDLTEPMFLKIGQYKAGIVPVQYRRTPCVRQGGVSFYLGGNPYFLLVLVYNVAGAGDIKAMRIKGSHSSNWVQMSRNWGMNWQVSEQLVGQGISFQLMASDGKTLELDNVVPSNWQFGQSFRGNSNFH, encoded by the exons ATGTCTACTTCTCTTTACCACATTTGCAATTATCTTGCCATCATATCTGTCTTTATTACTAATGTAGCTGCTCAAGGTTGGCTTGATGGCCATGCAACATTTTACGGTGACATGCAAGGACATACAACAGAAC AGGGTGCTTGTGGCTACGACGTATTCAAGGAGGGATACGGGTTGGCAACAACAGCTCTAAGTACAACTTTATTCGAGGATGGTGCAAAATGTGGATCATGCTATGAACTCAAATGTGTAAATTCTCCTTGGTGCAAATCGGGTACAATTCAGGTTACTGCCACAAACTTATGCCCTCCTTCGTCTGGGCCTCAAGCATGGTGCAATCCTCCAGCACACCACTTTGACTTAACCGAACCTATGTTTTTGAAGATCGGACAATACAAAGCTGGTATAGTACCCGTACAATATAGAAGAACCCCTTGTGTTAGACAAGGAGGTGTTAGCTTTTACCTTGGTGGAAACCCTTATTTTCTGCTTGTACTAGTGTACAATGTTGCCGGTGCCGGTGATATTAAAGCTATGAGAATTAAAGGGTCACACTCTAGCAATTGGGTACAAATGTCCCGTAATTGGGGTATGAATTGGCAAGTTAGTGAACAATTAGTTGGGCAAGGAATATCATTCCAATTGATGGCTAGTGATGGAAAAACACTTGAACTTGACAATGTTGTGCCTTCGAATTGGCAATTTGGTCAATCGTTCCGAGGAAATTCCAATTTTCATTAG
- the LOC141639600 gene encoding expansin-A23-like, with the protein MALVVTNVAAGGWIDAHATFYGDMQGHTTEQGACGYDVFKEGYGLETTALSTALFENGAKCGSCFEIKCVNSKWCKPGAGPIKVTATNFCPPSTGPEAWCNAPMHHFDLTEPMFLKFAIYQGGIVPVQYRRIRCARQGGVKFMINGNPYFLLVLVYNVGGVGDVTGVQIKSSGNWVSMNRNWGMNWSVGQGYTGHALSFKVTTSDGRSIQADNVAPANWRFGQSFESKSQF; encoded by the exons ATGGCGTTGGTCGTAACCAACGTAGCTGCCGGAGGGTGGATCGATGCCCATGCAACATTTTATGGTGACATGCAAGGACATACTACTGAAC AGGGTGCTTGTGGTTACGATGTATTTAAGGAAGGATATGGGTTGGAAACAACAGCCTTAAGTACCGCTCTATTTGAAAACGGTGCCAAATGTGGATCATGTTTCGAAATTAAGTGCGTAAACTCAAAATGGTGCAAACCAGGTGCGGGACCAATTAAGGTAACGGCGACCAACTTTTGCCCACCATCAACCGGTCCAGAAGCATGGTGTAATGCACCAATGCACCATTTTGATTTAACCGAGCCAATGTTCCTTAAATTCGCGATATACCAAGGTGGTATTGTCCCGGTGCAATATCGGAGGATACGTTGTGCAAGGCAAGGGGGTGTCAAATTTATGATTAATGGCAACCCATACTTTCTTTTAGTACTAGTGTACAATGTCGGAGGTGTTGGAGATGTCACCGGCGTGCAAATTAAGAGCTCTGGAAATTGGGTATCGATGAACCGTAACTGGGGTATGAATTGGAGTGTGGGTCAAGGTTATACGGGTCACGCTTTGTCCTTTAAAGTCACCACTAGTGATGGAAGATCAATTCAAGCTGATAATGTTGCGCCTGCTAATTGGCGATTTGGGCAGTCATTTGAATCGAAATCACAATTTTGA